The window AAGACACCgtaacaatacatttaaagtaCTATCTGTAATATATTGTgttaaaacaagacaaacataCCTCATGATTTCATTAATGTTGAGTTGCTTCTCCCAGTTTCTTTCTATGCCAGGGACGTGACCCATCCCTACCACTCCCACCACCACAGCAGGCACTTCTACACCAGAGCAGAAAATGTTCTGTTACATAAACAATCTACACTTCCACGAGCacatattcattttatttctatcACTATGTATAACACAGCTGCTTGCATAACCCCGGTTCTCTCTGAGCTGCATGCGTGAGTGTCTCACATTAGGACTGCTAATGGCCCGACCTCATCAGAAGCTCCTCTTGCATTCAGCTATCAGGACTGGCTGCAACCAAGTGTGTCAAAGTCACGGAGGCTGGAGATCCTCCTTCTATAAAAAGGACGTGACACTGCGCTGCCAGATTGTTCAGAAACAATCAGCTCTTCCTTGCTACGAACGACCAAGGAAGGCGGTGTGGTAAGAGGCTCTCTCATGCTACTCAGAGACTTGTGGGAAATACTGACACTCAGATTGCAAAAAAAGCTTTTGCTTTGAGGCAGTGAAATATAGTTTAAAATGTCACCCAGTTTATATAAAGTATGACAAATTGAGTGGTCTGTGTATCATTCAACCTATTATCAGTACTGGTCAATTAATTATGCAACAATTCTgatgatacatttaaaaagtactATAACATTTCAGCCAATCGATGAAAAAATGAGTCGACACAAAACAAGGATGAGATTACTCAAAGTGTAATACTCACTCTGGGCATTAGGGGGCGCCTCCACACAGCGTGTAGCCTGGCGGAGCGTGTGCGTGAGGTAGATGTCTCTTTCAGCCACGATAGTCTGGTGCAGGGCAGGAAACTCTCCGATCATCTCTGACATTGTCTGCTCCAGCAGGTCCTTCTGTTTGCACTTCTCCACATCCTCTTTACTGAAACATGACACGCAGGCCAACACAGTCAGTGGTGGTCAGGTAGGAAGGAGACAGCTGTATGTTGTCTGTACTAAATAAGGAGGAACAAATGGCCTccaagattttgttttttaatttaaaattcatgtttgcatttgtgtttttgaaacatttgaagGCTTCCTCTGCTAAAATACTTTACTGAGGATGTACACTAGACCTATCCTTCAATATTTATAATTTTCTAAGAAGAAATTATACATTTCTACTGAATTTTGGGCAATACAAAGAAACAGACTAATAATGAACTTGAGCATCCTGCCTCTGAAAACTTTCAACGTCTGATAGCAATTTTAAGGCTCAATAACAGCTGTGTCATGGTAGATATTGACAAAGACAAACTCACAACACTGTGATAGGACAaaaaagtgaccacagtgagcTTGTACCTGATTGGGTCTGACAGAAAGCAAAGGCCCCATGCCAGACGGGCCTTCTGCCACAGACTGAGAGCAGCAATGGCCCTCTTAAACGTGACCGGGATCGGCCTGTCCCCAAGGTGAAATTTACAGAATGGTACGCGTCCAGCCTgtgtgggggaaaaaacaacaacaagaatttaaaaaacaacaagagaatcagatacaaacaaaataatattttacttcttcttcttctgtgcgTGTTACCTCTTTAAAGGCCTCCCTAAACTCTCCTCCAGGAGCCATGCCCAGCTGCTCCGTGATGTGAGCCGAAACTTTGAGCAGGAGAATCTGCATCAGGCCGGACATCAGCCCGTTCTGACGAACAGAGGGGAGAAAtaagcactcacacacacaccagcacgcCTTCAGAGTTTTCTCTTTCAATTACTGGTAGTTGTACGCACAATAACCCCCTTCTTTTTCACTAAAGGTTGTTCAGAATTCTGTTTATTTCATGCTGGGTAATAAATTGTTCATTAATAGGCAATTTCCAGTGGTTCCAGTTTTCTGTTTCAAGCTCGACTTCTGTAGCACTTCCTGTATATTCTTTGTGCTTCATGCTGCTATCGGCTACCGTGTCAATCATTGTTGTTGAGAGAGACCTCTCGAGGACATTGGGAGTACTGCTTACAGTACTGTGCAGTTGGCTGTTTCCAGCAGAAGTGGCTACTGTTGTGGTTACTCAAAAACGTGCATTCATACTATATTTGGTTTTGCTTCCTTCAGATAACCTCAATCGATGTGAGCACAAATGTGCCTTTATTCCTGTGGgatattattaaatattgttGCAGACTTCGGTGCGTCAGCATTTCTACAAGTCTACAACATTGGTGTACATTTCATAACCACTGCTAGTTCCCATCGTTCTGAAAGCCTGACCTGTTTGATGGCCTGCTGAACCTTATCCAGGTTGACGTCTTTGGCTTCCCTCAGCAGTGTACTCTCATCCATATTCAACATAGACACCCTGTACTGGCACAGCTCCACCACGACCACGTCTGGCTGCACAGCACGGATCGTctgagtgagggagagagagagagacagagcagtgGTTAAGTACGAtaagagactgagagagaataACAGAGCATGAGAGAGGGACAAAAGGCGACTGACAGTGAGAGAGGAGATTAAGACGAAAACAAATCAATGTGGAAAAAAGAAGGTTAAGCTTTGGCAAAAGAGGAATGCCAACATAATTACAGTGCAACTAATCATCACTTCAAGGTGCTACTCTACAGCACTTCTCCACATTCACTGACTCACTCCATTATTTCGCTGACAATTCACAgcataacacatttttaagtgCTGTTAGTGGCATCATAGTGTACTGTACAGATCCAGTTGTAAATTCTCATTGGCTCACCGTTGCCACGTCCTTTTTGCTGCTGTCGCTGAAGTGGGCCGTGCCCACCAGGTACAGGACGCTGCCATCAGGGGCAGTAAGACAAGTCACCGTCTCAGGGAGCTCAGGGGACGACTGGCGGCGCTGAGATCGCAACTGCCAAAGCAGTTCCACCGCTTCACCGTCCGCTAGA is drawn from Sparus aurata chromosome 8, fSpaAur1.1, whole genome shotgun sequence and contains these coding sequences:
- the trabd gene encoding traB domain-containing protein isoform X1: MDQDNNSEDESVGPSEDPSEEELPCLPPGLSDGEAVELLWQLRSQRRQSSPELPETVTCLTAPDGSVLYLVGTAHFSDSSKKDVATTIRAVQPDVVVVELCQYRVSMLNMDESTLLREAKDVNLDKVQQAIKQNGLMSGLMQILLLKVSAHITEQLGMAPGGEFREAFKEAGRVPFCKFHLGDRPIPVTFKRAIAALSLWQKARLAWGLCFLSDPISKEDVEKCKQKDLLEQTMSEMIGEFPALHQTIVAERDIYLTHTLRQATRCVEAPPNAQKVPAVVVGVVGMGHVPGIERNWEKQLNINEIMSVAPPSRFGWVLRTVIKGVMMGMLGYACYRAGGTIGRALLSIPSVQSLLETLKPPQWSSLSHQ
- the trabd gene encoding traB domain-containing protein isoform X2 — its product is MDQDNNSEDESVGPSEDPSEEELPCLPPGLSDGEAVELLWQLRSQRRQSSPELPETVTCLTAPDGSVLYLVGTAHFSDSSKKDVATTIRAVQPDVVVVELCQYRVSMLNMDESTLLREAKDVNLDKVQQAIKQNGLMSGLMQILLLKVSAHITEQLGMAPGGEFREAFKEAGRVPFCKFHLGDRPIPVTFKRAIAALSLWQKARLAWGLCFLSDPISKEDVEKCKQKDLLEQTMSEMIGEFPALHQTIVAERDIYLTHTLRQATRCVEAPPNAQKGGSPASVTLTHLVAASPDS